The following proteins are co-located in the Leucoraja erinacea ecotype New England chromosome 27, Leri_hhj_1, whole genome shotgun sequence genome:
- the LOC129710312 gene encoding cyclin-dependent kinase 6-like, with protein sequence MESSHLVRYELLAEIGEGAYGKVYKARDLENNGKCVALKRITVQRTPEGIPLIVIREVAWLKQLALFDHPNIIRLFDVELDHQMDQAMKVTLVFELIEQDLCVFLTKVQEPGLPPNKVKDMIRQLFRGLDFLHSNRVVHRDLKPQNILVSNKGQVKLADFGLARVYSFNMALTPVVVTLWYRAPEVLLYSRYTAAVDMWSAGCIFAEILQLRPFLCGISDINQLQKIFDVLGLPDEEEWPTTAPLPYSSFTPRLVKPIEDSLPQIDSLGKDLLLKCLHFSPDQRMSTYEALAHPYFRDTPGAEQKNGPVLE encoded by the exons ATGGAGAGCAGCCATCTCGTACGATATGAGCTGCTGGCAGAGATTGGGGAAGGGGCTTACGGAAAAGTGTACAAAGCGAGGGACCTGGAGAATAACGGGAAGTGTGTGGCTCTGAAAAGAATAACCGTTCAAAGAACGCCAGAGGGTATCCCCCTCATAGTAATTCGAGAAGTGGCCTGGTTGAAACAGTTAGCCCTCTTTGACCATCCAAACATCATCAG GTTATTTGACGTCGAGCTTGATCACCAGATGGATCAGGCAATGAAAGTGACACTTGTATTTGAACTGATTGAGCAGGATTTATGTGTCTTCCTCACAAAAGTTCAGGAGCCGGGGCTTCCTCCGAATAAAGTTAAG GACATGATACGGCAACTGTTTAGAGGCTTAGATTTTCTCCATTCAAACCGTGTGGTGCATCGGGATTTGAAGCCCCAGAACATTCTGGTTTCAAACAAGGGCCAGGTGAAATTGGCAGACTTTGGGCTGGCGCGTGTATACAGCTTCAACATGGCGCTGACACCTGTG GTTGTGACTCTGTGGTACCGGGCACCAGAAGTCCTTCTGTATTCACGGTACACAGCTGCTGTGGACATGTGGAGCGCAGGATGTATCTTTGCTGAAATCCTCCAACTGAG ACCCTTTCTTTGTGGAATTTCAGATATTAATCAGCTTCAAAAAATATTTGA TGTCCTCGGTCTTCCTGATGAAGAGGAATGGCCCACCACTGCCCCTCTGCCCTACAGTTCTTTCACTCCCAGGCTGGTGAAGCCCATTGAAGATTCATTACCTCAGATTGATTCACTGGGCAAAGACCTACTGCTT AAGTGTCTTCACTTTAGTCCAGACCAAAGGATGTCCACCTATGAGGCCCTTGCCCATCCGTACTTCCGTGACACACCAGGAGCAGAACAAAAGAACGGGCCTGTGCTGGAGTGA